The following proteins come from a genomic window of Achromobacter deleyi:
- a CDS encoding LysR family transcriptional regulator produces the protein MDWTHRLRLRNLKMLLSLAQTRNISHSAAMLNTTQPGLSKWLKDLEDDIGLPLFERHARGLRPTPHGDVLIAHAQRVEAQLDRASADMAALREGGGGRVVIGASGASASDTVPLAVMKLLERMPQARVKLVEGTTDRLLAQLAQGDLDIVVGRSAPEHHDPAIRFEALYLEPIHLVARPRHPLFAREQPGWPELLSYRWILWPKGTPIRNAVDAALAAAGQAPPADHVESNSVTINLTLINNSDMIGVASHRAALRFTQMKAMRIIPVRLSGFGSVAMYWREDAFRPTAVQEAMAALRNTVAEHAPGVTRL, from the coding sequence ATGGACTGGACTCACCGGTTGCGCCTGCGCAACCTGAAAATGCTCCTCAGCCTGGCCCAGACCCGCAACATCAGCCATTCGGCCGCGATGCTCAACACGACCCAGCCGGGGTTGTCGAAATGGCTGAAGGATCTGGAAGACGACATCGGCCTGCCGCTGTTCGAGCGCCATGCCCGCGGCCTGCGGCCGACGCCGCACGGCGACGTGCTGATCGCGCACGCGCAGCGGGTCGAGGCGCAGCTGGACCGCGCCAGCGCCGACATGGCCGCGCTGCGCGAGGGCGGCGGCGGCCGGGTGGTGATCGGCGCCTCGGGCGCGTCGGCGTCGGACACCGTGCCGCTGGCGGTGATGAAGCTGCTCGAACGCATGCCGCAGGCCCGCGTGAAACTGGTGGAAGGCACCACCGACCGCCTGCTGGCGCAACTGGCGCAGGGCGACCTGGACATCGTGGTGGGCCGCTCGGCGCCCGAGCACCATGACCCGGCGATCCGCTTCGAAGCGCTGTACCTGGAGCCGATCCACCTGGTGGCGCGGCCGCGCCATCCGCTGTTCGCGCGGGAGCAGCCGGGCTGGCCAGAGCTGCTGTCGTACCGCTGGATCCTGTGGCCCAAGGGCACGCCGATCCGCAACGCGGTCGACGCCGCGCTGGCCGCGGCCGGCCAGGCGCCGCCGGCCGACCACGTCGAATCCAATTCAGTCACCATCAACCTCACCCTGATCAACAACAGCGACATGATCGGCGTGGCCTCGCATCGCGCCGCGCTGCGCTTCACGCAGATGAAGGCGATGCGCATCATCCCGGTGCGGCTGTCGGGCTTCGGCTCGGTGGCCATGTACTGGCGCGAGGATGCCTTCCGGCCCACCGCCGTGCAGGAGGCGATGGCCGCGCTGCGCAACACGGTGGCCGAACACGCCCCGGGCGTGACGAGACTGTGA